The DNA region AGAGTACAGGATTATGCCATCAGTAAAAGCCTCAGaggagaaaaagatgaagagTACACTTAAGATACTTAGTGGGAAAGACACTTAGTTGGGAAAGAGAAATTCTAAGAtgaattttgtctttaaattgtAAAAACTAGAAGTAGGGAAGTTTTTGCCTAGGGCTAGTGACCAAtaacaaagaactaaaacaatcaaaaaaaaataacaaaagaatgtGAAAACCCATCGCAGGAACTAGTTCATAATTCATTCACATTTCCTAGAACTGAAGATTAAGTTCACACAGAGAGGCCACTGGGTGCTTAGACTAGACAAGTTTAGTGACAAGGTAAAAATCCTTAAAAGACTTCATGTAAGACCTAGATTCAAATTAACAAACTCCCTCTCTGTCCAACCTACCTAGGGATACAACTATGGTGTTGAAGACACCAAGGTCTCAATGTTAGGCCTGTCCAAACAGGCCGAATGATTTAGGAGACAAAGGACCTAATTGAGATGAAGGGAATTCCTGAAAAGGGAACTAGCTCAGACTGGAAGATACATAATCAAGAAAAGCTGACAAGATTTATACAAATGGCAAAAGTTCAAGAAATAAATCAGTGGCCAGAAAAATGTCTAGGTCAACAGTTATTTAACTTAAATAGGTGTGAAGATAGGTTTTTAAATGTGACTTAATGGAAACAAAGTTAACATAAAAACCAACTTATTTATCTACTATTCTTTGTGAAATGTTTACAGTCACACTGTGATGACTTCCAATCAGGATGTTGAATCTGAGTGCAGTGACTTTCTACTCTCCACCATCATAGCTGTTTATAGACACTTGACCTATTACAGAATCAAGACCAATCTGATAGTAACTCATGAACTAGGCTCAAATTGTCAATGTTAACTCAAGCAAGTTTTTGGTGTGATATTTATGCAAAACAAGCATAATAAAGTATGCTAGCTAATACTAGCTAATGTATTCAACTGACCAAGTGATTTATTTAGACACAGAATAACAACTTTCTATGATAGACCAGGTAATTATATATCTGAGGCTTTCCCAGTTTAAGTATACAAACCTGCCACTGTAATACAAAGGCAGGAGTATGTAAACAAATGGGCATACTTTTGTATTGCAATGCTTGTTAAAATGGGCAGCAGCCCTCATTGTAGGTATCTCTCATAAACTTTCAACTTTACAGCACTGACTTTTATCATTAAAGTATCTTGTGGGGAGGTCAAATTCTTAAGACACAATTCACTACCACAAACTCAGGAATCTGACCATAGAATTGCTGCAGCCATTTCTCATGTGACTTTCTAACAGCTATTCTCAAGTCTGGTTCCAATTAACTGATCAAACTTAAAACTTACCAGAACTGAACACATTAACATACATTTCAGTAGTAACTATAAATTGTCCATCCTAGTTGAAATCAATGCCCTGAATGCTAGAAGCATAAGAGACTTACCAATTTGAATAATTTCACACATAAAGCAGTGGTCCTGACTTATTCCTGACGTTACACCTTAACACATCCCCTTACGATGACAAAACTTCTAGGAACATCTTACCTTTAAATCCTAGGCTCAATTAACAAAAGTACCCCCAAAAAAactgacttaaaaagaaaacaaaaatcaaacaagagcacatatacaaacactgaATTCTAAAAAAATCTTCCCTCAACACTTGAAATTATCTAATTACACcaaagctttaagaaaaaaatactctCTAAACTAGCTGCAGTTCTATTTAACAGATTTCCTTAagtccactttttttttatttaatggaaACTTAAAAACATTTGTCTGTGCAAATGTTCTTGCACATTTTTCCAGatctgttttaaaaagcataatacatataaagaaaaaaggggTTATTTGGGAAGTTACTCATATAACTTAATGGCTACAAAAGTAGTATTAAAACAACCAACAAGCAAATTGGCTACATTAAGTCATTTCCAATTCAGACAGGGATTTGGGCATATCAGATTCtgctaaaaacatttaaaattcactACATTTTTAACCCtctttcaagacaaagtttcctGTTTTTCCCCCTCAAACTTATGCGCTTCTAGTGACTTAAATCCAAGACAAACATTTGTAGTATTTCACTTTTTCCTATTCTGATGATAAAAGAGCCaatacatttttatacaaaaGGATTTATTAAAAAACCAGTAAGACACTACTACATCATGACACTGTCACACTGGGCTTTTAACACAAGACTTGCTCTACaatactggggggagggggagggcataAAACACAAATTGATACTGAAGCATAgcaattaagaaataaaacaatgaaagcaaaTTCTTTTAATGAGAACTCAGAATTAAACTTCAGAGGGACCCAACGTCATACTTCCATTCGGGAACTTGATAGAAAAAATTTAGTTTGAACTGCTATTAGCAGGTGGCAGGAGCCACCTTCAAATGAATCTTCAAATTGGAAAATACTGCTTCACCACCTGGAGACAAAGAAAAGGGGACAAAGTCACTGGGGGTAGGCCATGATACTTACACACAAACTTACCTAAAACTGAATTATCCCTATGTTTCACTACATGTAAATACTGTATATAACATTAAATGTGTGGgtatgttttataaattaaagCTGAACAGTAGAGTCCATGAGCTGTAAATCCACATGTGCACCACTGGTTTAAGATGTGATATGCTCatcaaaattctttaaaattacaaaaatattttaaaaagtattacctAAAGAACTCATAAAAGGCCAGTCATTTTTTGATAAAAGGACATTTTGACCCAAGAGCATCtattatttaaacttattttactGGATCAGCATATCTCTTGTTCATCACAAGTTATAGAAGAGTTATCTATGACTAGAAGAAAAAGTTATCTTATTGTAAGTAATCAATAGATACATAGGCAGTTGTCACAACAGGAATTCAGCTCAAGAACTTCTTGCAATTACTGCTACAACGTCTATAAATGGGAAAAGCAAGCattaaaatagattaataaaatataaattaagactGGAAAATCCAGAGACAAGCTGTATCCTTAGAAGaataaatagttaaaattatTCAGTAAGCTGACGTATTTAACCATTACTGGGCCTgtaaaaaatgcattaaaattacattacaaatagtttttaaaaagcaaagaaataagtgAAGGCAAAGCTTGAAGTATCCACTTTATTTTATAATGCTGATACAGGATGTTGGAAGAGACCATACCAAACGGCAGCATTCGAGAGCGTGAGCATCTCGTACCCTGTCCGCATTGAGCGGGCCTGTGAGAATCGTGAAGTCAGCGCGACACAGGGCCTGCAATGAAGTTCCCGCTGGCGGGTACAAACAAGGTATAATGTCAGAGTTAGtaggcaatatttttttttgctgCAATTCCTTAATTTGTACCCATTAGCAGTACTTTACCTGTTAACTTTACTGACTTGTTAataataggacaaaagggcaaaaAGCTTAAAAGCACCTGTGTTATATATCTTGAAAAATCACTATGTAATAAATTGGTAAGCACTCCTGGGTgctgtgaaattctcaaatattatacattattttgtATACAATATAGATTATTATATTAACTACtacattatattaatttaaaagtatatttctaaAACATACCTGTTGGGGATAAGTTGCAAATGGAATAATTTAGTATGGTTTGTAGCTATTTTGATGTCCACCTCGCCTGGATACTTTCCCATAACCACTCTGCtgatctaaaataattttttaaagaaagtgttaAAAGCACATGCGCAATGGTTACCTCACAAGTCATTATTAACAATgtgtaataatttaaataattgcaAATTCCTAAGTATGAAAGTTTCACCAAGCAACACTTCAACAAGTAATTAACAAATATGCAGTGAATTTTTCACTATAGCAAGCAGCCAGGTCAAACCTGATTACTGAATTGCTTGCATAAACTTAGAATTCCATGGCCCTCATAACATAAATGTATTCAATGTAGAGTCAGCTGGTCCTTTCACAACTAGCAGGTAAAATCACCTCCAAATCTCCAAGGGATTATTATCAACTACTACAGTCAGTGCTTCGTATGTATCACTGCCCTTCTAAGCAGAGGGCCCCATCTACCCAATCCATCTTTGCTGACCTTCTTCTGACTTTAGTTAACCTATTATTGTGCAGCAGGCCTAGTCACCTAAGAAAAGGACATTATTCTAAAAACTGGTCTAACCAAGGAAAGAACCACCACCTGACAGAACTACTTTCCTGCAAAAGAATGGAAGGCGGCTTCTTACAcagccctttctttcccaacCAACTGGAAAGTCACCAGACAGAGCCATCCATCTTAGTTGCACAATGAAGCCAGGGCTTTCTATCTGAAATTTTaaggtttttccttttctctatcaaGTTCAACATCTAAAAGGTCCTAGCAGTAGTAATCTTAAAGAAAGTATACAATTAGTTTTTAACTGGCAACATGTGATATCATTCAATTTTAGGAAATTAAGACACATCATGCCAAGATTATTGGATGGTCTAAGAAATTCCTGTAGCTTAGAAAATCTGACCTaagctttaattttcttctttagggCAAGAGAAGCAAAAGCCCAGCATATACATAAAGAAGCTCACATGCACCCTACCATTACAGTATACATGTGATAAAGGCTGGGAGGAACCTAAGCAACAAAATGGCTGCAGTTTATTTTCCAGGAATTTGTAACCTGAAGAAGTTTGCCCTTGGCAAAGCTATGCTAACTTTTCTACCTATCCAAATTTGCACAAAGTAAATGTCAAATAGCAGTTAATATAAAAAGTATAGTACTTACTGCTATAATCACCATATCCATAGTAGTTGTTGTAACCAGTGTAGTCATATCCTCCATAACCACCGTAACCTTGGCTGTTATATCCATAGTTGCCATAGCCTTGATTCCAATAGTTACTATATCCCTGGTTCCAGTTTTGACTGGGGCCTGCAGCACATTAATAGGTTCACTAAAGTCAGATCAGCAAAGATCTTTACTTCAGGGGAAGTAAAAGCAGAAAAGCTTGAGGTAGAGTCAACTTAGGTCATAGCTTACCACCACCTCTTCCGCGAGCTCTTCCTGCAAACCCTCCTCTAGATccccattgctgctgctgctgatactGTTCCTTTGACATGGCTACCTTTATTTCACActaacaagggaaaaaaaaaaaaacaagttagtATATTGACTCAGGACAATAAAGTTGCTCACAAGTTTACAATCCCCAAAACAGCCAATATTGTTTAGATTAAACCCAGTCCTTCCCTCCACGTCAGCTTTTCACTGTAACTCAGAGGGGAACTCTCATTTCTGGTATGATCGAAGACATGCTTGCCAAAGACCTAGTAACTTGTTTTGGTATGTCCTAAAAAAGTATTTGATAaaagtttacattaaaaatacattttaatgctggtggtgacatacacctttaatcttagcacttgagagacagaggcaggtagatctctgagttaagaggccaccctagtctagggagcaagttccagaacagccagagctacactgagaaaccctgtctcaaaaatacaaaataaataaataataaaagtatattataaataaatcccTACTGCTCAAAAAGTTCACCTGTGACCCAGTAAGTAAAAAGTAAGTATTAAACATCCTAGACCCTAAAAACCAAGCATTACATTGTAGCAGCAGGTATTTCTAAGCCACTCAATGGATACTTTTAACTTACTTTACTAAGACCAACATTGTGGTATTTCTTTTCCATTATCTTCTTCACTGGTTCCTCTTCCTTAAAGGTAATAAAACAGAACCCACGCCTCTTATTGGTCTTGTTGTCCATAGGGAGCTCTATGGATTCAACCTGACAGCAAAAAACAAAGACTCAGTATTCTAGTTTGTGTTCTATTGTCATTAATAACTTACATACTACAGGGAAAGTGgcacaaagaaaatgtatttaactaACTCTCAGGCTATATTCTGCTGTCTTcctatttttctaatattttaaggATATTCTTCAATTAGTACCTCCAATTTCCCTAAAACCAATCATTAGTGGTTTATCAATATTTCTACCTAACTCAAGAACCACAAACCCACAGtgccacaaaaaaagaaacaacagtcacttcaagaaaagcaaagcagaatCTGCATTTGAATAAAGATATACTTCCTTATTCTTAAGTGTCTCCTTCCATAGCTCAGTAAGTTAACCCTgacgaccaccaccaccaccaccacctcctcctcctcctcctccacctccaccaccacctcctcctcctcctcctcctcctcctcctcctcctcctcctcctcctcgtactgccttcctgttctcttccacTAAATTCTGAGGTAAAAATGCTAACTCAGACACAATGGATCATTCCTGTAGTCTATGtaggacagaaacaggaagatgacTTAAGTCCAGAGttcaaggagaaaaagagaagtttAAAGACAGCCTATACACCCTTCTTTGCAGTTGGGGATTATTTCATCTTTGTATCTGTTACTTTATATATACAGATgctcagaaaataagaaaaaattatgcAATCTTCAGATCTGCTCATATCAATACCCTTATTACCAAAACAAAAGTATGTCACAACTCTGAAAAAAACTAGATGACAAAATCCACTCAAGGTGCAACCACACATTAATTTTGACATAAATTGCATCAAAACACAACATACCTCACCAAAACCACCAAAGTactctcttattttttcttccGGTGTGTCTGGAGAAAGGCCACCAACAAAAATTTTTTTGACTGGCTCTTTTGTTTTCATGGCTTTGGCCCTTTTAGGATCGATGACTTTCCCATTCAATTTATGTTCTTTCTGATCCATGAcctaaggaaattaaaattttcactttaatatgtaaaatttaactactgttcaaaaaataaaatacttaaaaataatcacaCAACGTACCAACACTATGTCAGCTAGCTTAAGATTAACTCTCAAGTACAAGAGTAATTATGACATCAACTATTACAAATTAGTGGCCAAGTATAAAAGTCACTAAGAATTGATGTAGGGGAAGTACCACCCCAACTGAATTCATTACTAGATAACCATCACCTTTAaccaataacaatataaacaatggTTGCTACTTCCCCTCAGTGTAGAACCAAAATAATGACTTAATCAAAAGTTGATCATCCTGTAGACATTTGTCTGAGAGAACTACTCTATTCTGAGAATCAGAGTAAAGGGGGAAAACTTTTatctaaaattattgtaaaatGGGCCCTTTTTGCCAACTTATCATACTGCTTATAACATACTAATTAAGACTTTAAAATCCCCCTCTATCCTCTTGGGACTaaacataaacaatatatatacactaaCCGCAAGCTATCGCCCCCAGACAAATCTCTgtcctttttaaaagtcattttcaaTTCAAGAAGGCTGGCACATCGAACGCATTCAGTAAATAATTCCGTAAATCTACTTCTCCCTTCAAAAAACATACTGGCAAGAACAGCGTGTGTTAAGGCACCTCTGCTGTCCCAACACTTGGAGCCTCAAGGTAATCCTCAGCCATGTGtacaatttgaggccagcctaagctacacagaaccttgtttcaaacaacaaaaaatataagaaatgcatCTCTTCTTCCTTATAAAAGAGAACCAACAAATAACACAAGTTTACTGTATCAAACTCTCCAGGTTTCAGTAatcaaaatatgtatg from Mastomys coucha isolate ucsf_1 unplaced genomic scaffold, UCSF_Mcou_1 pScaffold22, whole genome shotgun sequence includes:
- the Hnrnpd gene encoding heterogeneous nuclear ribonucleoprotein D0 isoform X1, whose protein sequence is MSEEQFGGDGAAAAATTAAVGGSAGEQEGAIVAAAAQGAAAAAGSGSGGGSAAGGTEGGSAEAEGAKIDASKNEEDEGHSNSSPRHTEAATAQREEWKMFIGGLSWDTTKKDLKDYFSKFGEVVDCTLKLDPITGRSRGFGFVLFKESESVDKVMDQKEHKLNGKVIDPKRAKAMKTKEPVKKIFVGGLSPDTPEEKIREYFGGFGEVESIELPMDNKTNKRRGFCFITFKEEEPVKKIMEKKYHNVGLSKCEIKVAMSKEQYQQQQQWGSRGGFAGRARGRGGGPSQNWNQGYSNYWNQGYGNYGYNSQGYGGYGGYDYTGYNNYYGYGDYSNQQSGYGKVSRRGGHQNSYKPY
- the Hnrnpd gene encoding heterogeneous nuclear ribonucleoprotein D0 isoform X3, which codes for MSEEQFGGDGAAAAATTAAVGGSAGEQEGAIVAAAAQGAAAAAGSGSGGGSAAGGTEGGSAEAEGAKIDASKNEEDEGHSNSSPRHTEAATAQREEWKMFIGGLSWDTTKKDLKDYFSKFGEVVDCTLKLDPITGRSRGFGFVLFKESESVDKVMDQKEHKLNGKVIDPKRAKAMKTKEPVKKIFVGGLSPDTPEEKIREYFGGFGEVESIELPMDNKTNKRRGFCFITFKEEEPVKKIMEKKYHNVGLSKCEIKVAMSKEQYQQQQQWGSRGGFAGRARGRGGDQQSGYGKVSRRGGHQNSYKPY
- the Hnrnpd gene encoding heterogeneous nuclear ribonucleoprotein D0 isoform X2; its protein translation is MSEEQFGGDGAAAAATTAAVGGSAGEQEGAIVAAAAQGAAAAAGSGSGGGSAAGGTEGGSAEAEGAKIDASKNEEDEGKMFIGGLSWDTTKKDLKDYFSKFGEVVDCTLKLDPITGRSRGFGFVLFKESESVDKVMDQKEHKLNGKVIDPKRAKAMKTKEPVKKIFVGGLSPDTPEEKIREYFGGFGEVESIELPMDNKTNKRRGFCFITFKEEEPVKKIMEKKYHNVGLSKCEIKVAMSKEQYQQQQQWGSRGGFAGRARGRGGGPSQNWNQGYSNYWNQGYGNYGYNSQGYGGYGGYDYTGYNNYYGYGDYSNQQSGYGKVSRRGGHQNSYKPY
- the Hnrnpd gene encoding heterogeneous nuclear ribonucleoprotein D0 isoform X4; its protein translation is MSEEQFGGDGAAAAATTAAVGGSAGEQEGAIVAAAAQGAAAAAGSGSGGGSAAGGTEGGSAEAEGAKIDASKNEEDEGKMFIGGLSWDTTKKDLKDYFSKFGEVVDCTLKLDPITGRSRGFGFVLFKESESVDKVMDQKEHKLNGKVIDPKRAKAMKTKEPVKKIFVGGLSPDTPEEKIREYFGGFGEVESIELPMDNKTNKRRGFCFITFKEEEPVKKIMEKKYHNVGLSKCEIKVAMSKEQYQQQQQWGSRGGFAGRARGRGGDQQSGYGKVSRRGGHQNSYKPY